From Cydia fagiglandana chromosome 6, ilCydFagi1.1, whole genome shotgun sequence, the proteins below share one genomic window:
- the LOC134665096 gene encoding polycomb group protein Pc, whose product MHKMGLGDSVYAAERIMKKRIKKGKVEYYVKWKGWKPKHNTWEPEENILDPRLIQSFERGEDSKRPGRERKREREHSPERARSGSDERGPLPGKRKAQVLSQESGKIGVTITMSPQRNRAPPPVPPPPAAPAGGAAAPASPAAEAAAPKTGQRRVPHSPEEADAHTPPERERRTQTQPEAKAPAEPKGARPPPPAPQEDEDSWSEPPVVAAPAPQPRRGAAFWLARSPVADQIFITDVTVNLQTVTIRECRTERGFFRARESRPLDVT is encoded by the exons ATGCACAAGATGGGCCTCGGCGACAGCGTGTACGCCGCCGAGCGTATCATGAAGAAGAGAATTAAAAAG GGCAAGGTGGAATACTACGTGAAATGGAAAGGCTGGAAACCGAAGCACAACACCTGGGAGCCGGAGGAGAACATTTTAGATCCAAGGCTGATCCAAAGCTTCGAAAGGGGAGAGGATTCAAAGAGGCCAGGGAGGGAGAGGAAACGCGAGCGCGAACACTCACCCGAGAGAGCCCGAAGCGGGTCCGACGAGAGGGGACCGCTGCCTGGCAAGCGCAAAGCGCAGGTCCTATCGCAGGAGTCGGGAAAGATCGGAGTGACTATCACTATGAGCCCACAAAGGAATCGCGCGCCACCGCCAGTCCCGCCTCCGCCAGCCGCGCCGGCCGGAGGCGCTGCCGCCCCCGCTTCACCCGCCGCCGAAGCGGCCGCCCCCAAAACAGGCCAGCGACGAGTGCCCCATTCACCCGAAGAAGCCGACGCTCACACGCCTCCTGAACGCGAAAGGCGCACACAGACGCAGCCTGAGGCGAAAGCCCCCGCCGAGCCTAAAGGCGCCCGACCACCTCCACCCGCACCTCAAGAAGACGAGGATTCCTGGAGCGAACCTCCTGTGGTTGCAGCACCGGCCCCCCAGCCGCGCCGCGGCGCCGCCTTCTGGCTGGCGCGATCTCCTGTAGCAGACCAGATCTTCATCACCGACGTCACGGTCAACCTTCAAACCGTCACTATCCGCGAGTGCCGCACGGAGCGCGGGTTTTTTCGTGCCCGAGAATCTCGCCCCCTCGACGTCACGTAG